Proteins from a genomic interval of Tenacibaculum sp. SZ-18:
- a CDS encoding FeoA family protein, protein MSSIASLIIGESGIISEDNQNSIPLKLLEMGCLPGAEVTLLQVAPLNDPMYVIVNGSHLAIRKETASKIKLINLESQNGER, encoded by the coding sequence TTGAGTAGTATAGCATCATTAATAATAGGAGAATCTGGAATCATCTCTGAAGATAATCAAAACTCAATTCCTTTAAAATTATTAGAAATGGGTTGTTTGCCCGGAGCAGAAGTTACTTTACTACAAGTAGCACCTTTAAACGATCCGATGTACGTTATAGTAAATGGTAGTCATTTAGCCATACGAAAAGAAACGGCTTCAAAAATAAAATTGATTAACCTAGAGAGTCAAAATGGCGAAAGATAG
- a CDS encoding DNA polymerase III subunit produces MTFEKIIGQDYIKKHLSTSAENGRIPHAQLFVGKEGSGTLAMAVAYAKLLLSSSSNEPESCAIKCEKLQHPDLHFAFPVTTTDSIKKHPTSNLFLEEWRSFIFNTPYGSLFDWLKSIGVENKQGQIGVDEAEDIVKKLSLKSYEGGFKVMIIWMAEKMNVAASNKLLKLIEEPPAKTIFLLVTEEEGQIINTIKSRCQSLHFPALSENDIENELAKNYEISSNDAKRIAQQSEGNLNKALHLLNNDSNDLIFEEWFITWIRSAFKAKGNAAVIQDLIQWSEEIAKSGRETQKQFIQYCLHFFRQALLLNYGTPDLVYLTPQTGNFKLEKFAPFIHSGNILSIEKELNDAQYHIERNGNAKIILLDLSIKLTRLLHTKEQQVNT; encoded by the coding sequence ATGACATTCGAGAAAATCATTGGTCAAGACTATATTAAAAAGCATTTGTCTACCTCGGCTGAAAATGGTAGAATTCCACATGCACAGTTGTTTGTGGGAAAAGAGGGTTCAGGAACTTTAGCTATGGCAGTTGCATATGCCAAACTCTTATTGTCCAGTTCATCTAACGAACCTGAATCTTGTGCAATAAAATGTGAAAAATTACAGCATCCTGATTTACATTTTGCCTTTCCAGTAACCACCACAGACTCTATAAAAAAACATCCTACGAGTAATTTATTTTTAGAGGAGTGGAGATCTTTTATTTTTAACACACCTTATGGAAGTTTATTCGATTGGTTGAAAAGTATTGGTGTTGAGAATAAACAAGGACAAATTGGAGTAGATGAAGCTGAAGATATTGTAAAAAAGCTTTCATTAAAATCATACGAAGGTGGCTTTAAAGTAATGATTATTTGGATGGCCGAAAAAATGAATGTTGCAGCTTCTAATAAATTATTAAAACTAATTGAAGAACCTCCAGCTAAGACAATATTCCTTTTAGTTACAGAAGAAGAAGGTCAGATCATAAACACTATAAAATCTCGTTGTCAATCGCTTCATTTCCCTGCTTTAAGTGAGAATGATATCGAAAATGAATTGGCAAAGAATTATGAAATTTCTTCAAATGATGCAAAAAGAATTGCACAACAAAGTGAAGGTAACCTCAACAAAGCATTGCATTTATTGAATAACGACTCCAATGATTTAATTTTTGAAGAATGGTTTATTACATGGATTCGTAGCGCTTTTAAAGCGAAAGGAAATGCTGCTGTAATACAAGATCTAATTCAATGGAGTGAAGAGATTGCTAAAAGTGGAAGAGAAACTCAAAAACAATTTATCCAATATTGTCTACATTTCTTCAGACAAGCACTTTTATTGAATTATGGAACTCCAGACTTGGTTTATTTAACTCCACAAACTGGTAACTTCAAGCTAGAAAAATTCGCTCCTTTTATACATAGTGGAAATATCCTTTCCATTGAAAAAGAACTAAATGATGCTCAATATCATATCGAAAGAAATGGTAATGCCAAAATTATTTTATTAGACCTTTCTATAAAATTAACTCGATTACTTCATACCAAAGAACAACAAGTCAACACCTAG